The following are encoded in a window of Solibacillus sp. FSL R7-0668 genomic DNA:
- a CDS encoding ATP-binding protein gives METIPSRTKVTKTLFFIMLVALFTSIGGEIKMIPFENMPFRFGLGTVIFFFALLIRPLPIVWTGIITSIFVIMERSIIDMLLYDASFTAQLLEHLPAGVFYLTYALCFKLIHLDELKKQPLLLGLCGTAFEVLSNTAEHITTDFLLANEQEAFSSFLLFIVVGLLRSYFVVGVYSMITLSEQKKQLQQLIAIHSELYVEALYIQKSMNQVEQLTANSYQLYKKLMPLDSTLSKEALTIAQEIHEVKKDHERIYAGLAKITDTEYKTHFYLSDILSFIVEANENYAKHLKKTISFTLICPDDFITKEHIALLAILNNLMANAVEAISKQGFITLSVSIQEDITTFIIEDNGVGIEPALLPIIFDVGYTSKFNEQGLASTGIGLSHTKTIIENLQGTIAVASETTTCFVINIPTVNLRKEL, from the coding sequence TTGGAAACAATTCCATCACGAACAAAAGTAACTAAAACATTGTTTTTTATCATGCTCGTTGCCTTGTTCACTTCTATTGGTGGCGAAATTAAAATGATTCCTTTTGAAAATATGCCCTTTCGCTTTGGATTAGGGACCGTTATTTTCTTTTTTGCCTTACTGATTCGGCCATTACCGATTGTTTGGACCGGCATTATTACTTCTATATTTGTGATTATGGAGCGTTCAATTATAGATATGCTGCTTTATGATGCTTCTTTTACAGCGCAATTACTGGAACATTTGCCAGCTGGCGTTTTTTATTTAACGTACGCGCTTTGCTTTAAGCTTATTCATTTAGATGAATTAAAAAAACAGCCGTTATTACTTGGCCTTTGTGGTACAGCTTTTGAGGTCCTTTCAAATACAGCCGAGCATATTACGACTGATTTTCTACTAGCCAACGAACAGGAAGCTTTTTCCTCGTTTCTACTATTTATTGTTGTCGGCTTATTACGTAGTTATTTTGTTGTCGGCGTGTATAGCATGATTACATTAAGCGAACAAAAAAAGCAGCTACAGCAATTAATTGCCATTCATTCCGAGCTTTATGTAGAGGCACTTTATATTCAAAAATCGATGAATCAAGTCGAGCAGCTAACTGCTAATAGCTATCAATTATATAAAAAGCTCATGCCGCTCGATAGCACACTTAGTAAAGAAGCACTGACCATCGCACAGGAAATTCACGAAGTAAAAAAGGATCATGAGCGCATTTATGCAGGTCTTGCTAAAATTACCGATACCGAATATAAAACACATTTTTATTTGTCCGATATACTCAGTTTTATCGTAGAGGCAAATGAAAACTATGCCAAGCATTTGAAGAAAACCATTTCGTTTACACTCATTTGTCCAGATGATTTCATTACAAAGGAACATATCGCGCTATTAGCGATATTGAATAATCTCATGGCCAATGCGGTCGAAGCCATTTCGAAGCAAGGGTTTATTACACTTAGTGTATCAATTCAGGAAGACATCACAACCTTTATTATTGAAGATAACGGCGTCGGTATTGAGCCTGCGCTGCTGCCCATTATTTTTGATGTTGGCTATACATCCAAATTTAATGAGCAAGGCCTAGCATCTACAGGAATTGGCCTATCTCATACAAAAACCATTATTGAAAACCTACAAGGTACGATTGCCGTAGCAAGTGAGACTACGACTTGCTTTGTCATCAATATTCCTACAGTTAATTTAAGAAAGGAGCTTTAA
- the dnaX gene encoding DNA polymerase III subunit gamma/tau yields the protein MTYQAFYRVYRPQSFREMSGQTHVKRTLQNALLASKTTHAYLFSGPRGTGKTSTAKIFAKALNCENAPAKEPCNECATCISITEGSHTDVIEFDAASNSRVEEMRDIIEKVRFAPADARFKVYIIDEVHMLSTSAFNALLKTLEEPPEHAVFILATTEPHKLPATIISRCQRFDFKRLSSIDIVERMKVVLEDISMGYDEQALKAIAQASAGGMRDALSLLDQVVSFSNESVQLEDVLLVTGSVSQDAFYEIAQSLQQKEVAQVLSRVEQLISDGKEPLRLAEDFITFFRDLLLLKTDGTLEDLLEFISPEEKFVLLAQQFDADMLYGFIDILAKTQQEMRFSHHTKIYLETALLKMAQYKAAAHTQAVALDPALEGKVASLENRLGQLSQQLQNGGSPATAKVQPRQRVRPQGNQYNAPTGRIQEVLKTATKSDLQKIKSTWALGLSSLQKSQAALLADAEPVAANASAFVVKFKYDIHCQMVADNNALVASFTGRIASEAGVQYELLCIPEQAWGTLRENFIRDNGLDQKNPAQNDSADGLVEEPAFADEAELNAAQDPLVTEAEKRFGKDFVDVVEE from the coding sequence TTGACATATCAAGCGTTTTATCGTGTGTATCGTCCACAGTCGTTTCGTGAAATGTCAGGGCAAACACATGTAAAGAGAACCCTTCAAAATGCTCTCCTTGCTAGCAAGACTACGCATGCCTACTTATTCTCTGGCCCACGTGGTACCGGGAAAACAAGTACGGCGAAAATTTTTGCAAAAGCATTAAACTGCGAAAATGCACCTGCCAAAGAACCATGTAATGAATGCGCGACATGTATCAGCATCACAGAGGGCTCCCATACAGATGTTATTGAATTTGACGCGGCATCCAACTCACGTGTAGAAGAAATGCGCGACATTATTGAAAAAGTTCGCTTTGCACCAGCTGATGCGCGCTTTAAAGTGTACATTATCGATGAGGTGCATATGCTGTCTACAAGTGCTTTCAACGCGTTATTAAAGACGTTAGAGGAACCACCTGAGCACGCGGTCTTTATTTTGGCGACGACCGAGCCACATAAGCTACCAGCAACGATTATTTCACGCTGCCAACGCTTTGACTTTAAGAGACTTTCTTCTATAGATATAGTTGAACGTATGAAAGTTGTGTTAGAGGATATCAGTATGGGCTATGACGAACAAGCGTTAAAGGCGATTGCACAGGCTTCAGCAGGGGGAATGCGAGATGCACTAAGCTTGCTGGATCAAGTCGTTTCCTTTAGTAATGAATCCGTGCAACTGGAAGATGTACTTCTTGTTACAGGTTCAGTGAGTCAAGATGCCTTTTATGAAATCGCACAATCACTTCAGCAAAAAGAAGTTGCACAAGTATTAAGTCGTGTGGAACAGCTTATTTCAGATGGTAAGGAACCGTTACGTTTAGCAGAGGACTTTATTACATTTTTCCGTGATTTACTCCTACTCAAGACAGATGGAACGCTAGAGGATTTACTAGAATTTATTTCTCCTGAAGAAAAGTTCGTGCTGTTAGCGCAACAATTTGATGCAGATATGCTTTATGGATTTATTGATATTTTGGCAAAAACGCAACAAGAAATGCGTTTTTCACATCATACGAAAATCTATTTAGAAACAGCTCTATTAAAAATGGCACAGTATAAAGCGGCTGCTCATACACAGGCGGTAGCACTGGACCCAGCATTAGAAGGAAAAGTAGCCTCACTTGAAAATCGTTTAGGACAGCTTTCTCAGCAATTACAAAATGGCGGAAGTCCAGCTACGGCTAAAGTGCAACCTCGTCAGCGCGTACGTCCACAGGGGAATCAGTACAATGCACCAACTGGTCGTATTCAAGAGGTACTCAAAACAGCAACCAAATCGGATTTACAAAAAATAAAATCAACTTGGGCGCTTGGCTTATCAAGCTTACAAAAATCACAGGCAGCGTTACTTGCGGATGCAGAACCTGTAGCGGCAAATGCAAGTGCTTTTGTGGTAAAATTCAAGTATGATATACATTGTCAAATGGTAGCAGACAACAATGCACTTGTGGCGTCATTTACAGGTCGTATCGCTTCAGAAGCGGGTGTACAGTATGAATTACTATGTATTCCAGAACAAGCATGGGGCACATTGCGAGAAAATTTCATTCGCGATAACGGTTTAGATCAAAAAAATCCAGCGCAAAATGACTCAGCAGATGGATTAGTAGAAGAACCAGCCTTTGCCGATGAAGCCGAACTTAATGCAGCACAAGATCCACTCGTTACAGAAGCCGAAAAGCGATTTGGAAAAGACTTTGTTGATGTTGTCGAAGAATAA
- a CDS encoding YbaB/EbfC family nucleoid-associated protein produces the protein MRGMGNMQGMMKKMQKMQKEMVEAQEALNAQTFEGAAGGGMVKVVMNGQRQMLEINLDDSVVDPEDIEMLQDLIVIATNEALKKVEETTNSTMGKFTQGMNLPF, from the coding sequence ATGCGTGGTATGGGTAATATGCAAGGTATGATGAAAAAAATGCAAAAGATGCAAAAAGAGATGGTTGAGGCACAAGAGGCATTAAACGCACAAACATTTGAAGGCGCTGCTGGCGGCGGTATGGTGAAAGTTGTAATGAACGGCCAACGCCAAATGTTAGAAATCAATCTAGATGATTCTGTAGTAGATCCAGAAGATATCGAAATGCTACAAGACTTAATCGTAATCGCTACAAACGAAGCATTGAAAAAAGTTGAAGAAACAACAAACTCAACGATGGGTAAATTCACACAAGGAATGAACCTTCCTTTCTAA
- the recR gene encoding recombination mediator RecR, whose product MHYPEPISRLIDSFMKLPGIGPKTAARLAFHVLTMKEDTVTTFAKALVDAKRNLMYCSQCGHITDIDPCHICSDKQRDVTTICVVQDPKDVIAMEKMRDYQGLYHVLHGAISPMDGVGPEDINVASLLGRLHDERVQELILATNPTIEGEATAMYISRLVKPSGIRTTRIAHGLPVGGDLEYADEVTLSKALEGRREL is encoded by the coding sequence ATGCACTATCCAGAGCCAATATCTAGATTAATTGATAGTTTTATGAAGTTACCAGGAATCGGACCCAAAACAGCAGCCCGTTTAGCCTTTCATGTATTAACGATGAAGGAAGATACAGTCACAACATTTGCCAAAGCTTTAGTGGATGCAAAGCGTAATTTGATGTACTGCTCACAATGCGGTCATATTACTGATATCGATCCATGTCATATTTGTTCTGATAAACAGCGCGATGTTACTACAATTTGTGTTGTACAAGACCCAAAGGACGTTATTGCTATGGAAAAAATGCGCGATTATCAAGGATTGTATCATGTATTACATGGGGCAATTTCACCGATGGATGGCGTAGGTCCTGAAGATATTAATGTGGCCTCTTTATTAGGTCGCTTACATGACGAGCGTGTACAAGAGCTAATATTAGCGACAAACCCAACAATAGAAGGGGAAGCAACGGCTATGTATATTTCACGTCTCGTAAAACCATCAGGCATTCGTACTACACGTATTGCACATGGATTACCGGTAGGCGGAGATTTAGAATATGCAGACGAAGTAACATTATCAAAAGCATTGGAAGGCCGTCGCGAATTATAA
- a CDS encoding YaaL family protein encodes MLFSRKGKLKKEFDEKLVSSIKETKETLQSAKVFEELMDDYNLDVIAERKKAESIHFYLYKEARVRRVLIK; translated from the coding sequence ATGTTGTTCTCGCGTAAAGGGAAACTAAAAAAAGAGTTCGATGAAAAACTAGTTTCTTCTATTAAAGAAACAAAAGAAACATTACAAAGCGCAAAAGTATTTGAAGAATTAATGGATGACTATAATTTAGATGTCATTGCTGAACGAAAAAAAGCCGAAAGCATTCATTTTTACTTATATAAAGAAGCGCGTGTACGTCGTGTATTAATTAAATAA
- a CDS encoding pro-sigmaK processing inhibitor BofA family protein produces MCFVFLFLFFMNKESRGKVIEYFAWFWFKFAAVIALLFVINYVFSFVKWGIQLPVNLFSVVTITILGLPGIICVSFLVIMKKI; encoded by the coding sequence ATGTGTTTTGTTTTCTTATTTCTTTTTTTTATGAACAAAGAGTCCCGGGGGAAAGTAATTGAATATTTTGCGTGGTTCTGGTTCAAATTTGCTGCAGTTATTGCTTTATTATTTGTTATTAACTATGTTTTTAGCTTTGTGAAATGGGGGATTCAACTACCGGTCAACCTATTTTCCGTAGTAACAATCACGATTTTAGGACTTCCAGGCATTATTTGTGTAAGTTTTTTAGTGATAATGAAAAAAATTTAA
- a CDS encoding cupin domain-containing protein, translating into MEKIRIENVLSEQVKKVGKAYSREKMDMLTIQLQTGQQVPAHNAKETVVVIVRSGEVKFDIEGKEQLLTAEDVLIIEPLEMHSLQAVTNVDLIVMKFAI; encoded by the coding sequence ATGGAGAAAATTAGAATTGAAAATGTCCTTTCTGAACAGGTGAAAAAAGTTGGGAAAGCATATTCACGTGAAAAAATGGATATGTTGACGATTCAGCTACAAACGGGTCAGCAAGTACCTGCACATAATGCAAAAGAAACGGTTGTTGTGATTGTGCGTTCAGGAGAAGTGAAGTTTGATATTGAGGGCAAGGAACAGTTGCTAACAGCAGAGGATGTATTAATTATAGAACCACTTGAAATGCATAGCCTACAAGCTGTGACGAATGTTGATTTAATCGTTATGAAGTTCGCCATATAA
- a CDS encoding aminotransferase class I/II-fold pyridoxal phosphate-dependent enzyme, which yields MKNERPIVQALKTFIANEPLSLHVPGHKNGLLSQLPNEIKRALTYDVTELTGLDDFHHPEEAILQAEQLLAQTYGANRSFFLVNGSTVGNLAMIYAICKQGDTVLVQRNAHKSIFHALQLVGVKPIYLAPKWDENSETAGCVERVTLTDAIERYPYAKAAIFTYPTYYGVTARDFKQQIEACHAARIPVLVDEAHGAHFTVTEKLPTSALDLGADVVVQSAHKTLPAMTMASFLHVKSQLVSEEKVNHYLRMLQSSSPSYLLLASLDDARSYVAHYTESDFDYLMDKRQQFIESLTTSTQLQVIEVDDALKLLVRAPGYTGFELKEALEKVRVYVELADATQVLLILPLLKHGDSYPFADLRIRMKEALIYLKDQPYKEQVVQYANFDMVAITSPEYTFEEIEQAQKEWVPYMRAIGRIAAATIIPYPPGIPLFVPGEKITVAKLSQLEELLAIGATFQGEHRLLEKLIFVIK from the coding sequence ATGAAAAACGAGCGACCAATCGTTCAAGCATTAAAAACATTTATCGCAAATGAACCATTATCACTTCATGTGCCAGGTCATAAAAATGGTTTGCTTTCACAATTACCAAACGAGATAAAACGAGCTTTGACATATGATGTAACGGAACTAACAGGATTAGACGATTTTCATCATCCTGAAGAAGCTATTTTACAGGCAGAACAATTACTGGCACAAACATATGGTGCGAATCGTAGCTTCTTTTTAGTAAATGGGTCAACGGTAGGGAATTTGGCGATGATTTATGCAATATGTAAGCAAGGGGACACAGTACTTGTTCAGCGGAATGCGCATAAGTCAATTTTTCATGCGTTACAGCTAGTGGGTGTGAAACCAATTTATCTGGCGCCAAAGTGGGATGAAAACAGTGAGACGGCAGGTTGTGTTGAACGAGTTACGTTAACGGATGCCATCGAGCGTTACCCCTATGCGAAGGCAGCCATCTTTACATATCCAACGTATTATGGTGTGACTGCTCGTGATTTCAAACAGCAAATCGAAGCTTGTCATGCAGCGAGAATTCCGGTGTTAGTTGATGAAGCACATGGTGCACATTTCACCGTTACAGAAAAGCTTCCAACTTCGGCATTAGATTTAGGAGCAGATGTCGTTGTACAATCTGCGCATAAAACATTGCCTGCTATGACGATGGCATCATTTTTGCATGTGAAATCACAGCTTGTGAGTGAAGAAAAGGTGAATCATTATTTGCGTATGCTACAATCAAGTAGTCCGTCGTATTTGTTGCTTGCGTCATTAGATGATGCACGTAGCTATGTGGCACATTATACGGAAAGTGACTTTGATTATTTGATGGATAAGCGTCAGCAATTTATCGAATCATTAACGACATCTACACAATTACAGGTGATAGAGGTAGATGATGCGTTGAAATTATTAGTACGGGCCCCGGGATATACAGGCTTTGAATTGAAAGAGGCACTAGAAAAGGTGCGTGTCTATGTAGAGTTGGCAGATGCTACGCAGGTTTTGCTCATCTTACCGTTATTAAAGCATGGGGATAGTTATCCATTTGCCGATTTACGCATTCGTATGAAAGAGGCGCTTATTTACTTGAAGGACCAGCCATATAAAGAGCAAGTAGTGCAATATGCGAATTTCGACATGGTGGCCATTACGAGCCCAGAATATACATTTGAGGAAATTGAACAGGCTCAAAAAGAGTGGGTACCTTATATGCGCGCTATTGGACGTATTGCAGCAGCAACGATTATCCCCTATCCACCAGGCATTCCGCTATTTGTACCGGGAGAAAAAATAACCGTTGCAAAATTGAGTCAGCTAGAAGAATTATTAGCAATCGGAGCGACATTCCAAGGGGAGCATCGATTACTAGAAAAGCTGATATTTGTCATAAAATAA
- the tmk gene encoding dTMP kinase: MQRSLFITFEGGEGAGKTSVLKAIGERLNNRTDILFTREPGGIEIAEKIRSVILDPAHTAMHERTEALLYAAARSQHFYQKVIPALESGQHVLCDRFIDSSLAYQGYARGIGIEDVLAINEFAIGKRMPDMTIFFDIAPEKGLARIQATRTDEINRLDAEGLAFHHKVYEGYEIVMARYPERFKVINADQPLEQVIEEVWMILNPILG; the protein is encoded by the coding sequence ATGCAAAGAAGTTTATTTATTACGTTTGAGGGCGGCGAGGGAGCCGGAAAAACGAGTGTATTAAAGGCGATTGGTGAACGTTTAAACAACCGCACAGATATTTTATTTACGCGTGAACCTGGAGGCATTGAAATCGCTGAGAAAATTCGGTCCGTTATTTTAGATCCAGCGCATACAGCAATGCATGAAAGGACAGAGGCGCTACTTTATGCGGCAGCACGTTCGCAGCATTTTTATCAAAAGGTAATTCCCGCGTTAGAAAGCGGTCAGCATGTATTATGTGACCGCTTTATTGATTCGTCTTTAGCATATCAAGGTTATGCACGTGGTATTGGGATTGAGGATGTATTGGCAATCAATGAATTTGCAATAGGTAAGCGCATGCCAGATATGACAATTTTCTTTGATATTGCACCAGAAAAAGGCCTGGCGCGTATTCAAGCGACACGTACAGATGAAATAAACCGGCTAGATGCGGAAGGGTTAGCATTCCATCACAAAGTGTACGAAGGATATGAAATTGTCATGGCACGTTATCCGGAACGTTTCAAAGTGATCAATGCGGATCAGCCACTAGAGCAAGTGATTGAAGAGGTATGGATGATTTTAAATCCAATATTAGGGTAA
- a CDS encoding cyclic-di-AMP receptor yields the protein MKLVVAVVQDQDSNRLSNALTKNNYRATKLASTGGFLRSGNTTFLIGTDDTLIPKLLEIIRENCRSREQMVAPVSPMGGNADSYIPYPVEVEVGGAIVFVLPIEQFHHF from the coding sequence ATGAAATTAGTAGTAGCTGTAGTGCAAGACCAAGATAGCAACCGTCTATCAAATGCATTAACAAAAAATAATTATCGTGCGACGAAATTAGCGAGTACAGGTGGTTTTTTACGATCTGGAAATACGACATTTTTAATTGGTACGGATGATACTTTAATCCCGAAATTATTAGAGATTATTCGTGAAAACTGTCGATCACGCGAGCAAATGGTTGCTCCTGTGTCGCCAATGGGAGGAAACGCCGATTCCTACATCCCGTACCCTGTTGAAGTTGAAGTTGGGGGAGCAATTGTCTTTGTTTTACCAATCGAGCAGTTCCATCATTTTTAA
- a CDS encoding YaaR family protein, whose product MKINQDLRMNLNPNQNIRQNNQTNNRFGEMVVKQGSKMQTEQLTRLLGDISAAGDRVARSRNLRELARFKMLVKRFLQEAVDYGLEMKQSHTWNRFGEGRRLKIVETVDEHLVELAEDILNEEKESIELLAKIGEIKGLLINLYM is encoded by the coding sequence ATGAAAATAAATCAAGATCTCCGGATGAATTTAAACCCGAATCAAAATATACGTCAAAATAATCAAACGAATAATCGCTTCGGTGAAATGGTCGTAAAACAAGGTTCGAAAATGCAAACGGAGCAATTAACGAGACTATTAGGTGATATTTCAGCAGCTGGTGATCGTGTCGCTCGCTCTCGTAATTTACGCGAATTAGCGCGCTTTAAAATGCTCGTGAAGCGCTTTTTACAAGAGGCGGTTGATTATGGTCTAGAAATGAAGCAATCCCATACATGGAATCGTTTCGGTGAAGGACGTCGCCTAAAAATTGTCGAAACAGTCGATGAGCATTTAGTCGAGCTAGCTGAGGATATTTTAAATGAAGAAAAAGAGTCGATTGAATTATTAGCCAAAATTGGCGAGATTAAAGGACTTTTAATTAATCTGTATATGTAA
- the holB gene encoding DNA polymerase III subunit delta' produces MTRTIEQLTKLQPVVMKQLQTIVEKNRLAHAYIFEGEKGTGKRDVVSFFMKLLLCGNLSNNVPCETCRNCRRIDSGNHPNIKQVEPDGQFIKIDQVRDLLAEMKMTGVEEGKKIYVLHHADKLNVASANMLLKFLEEPDGQVVAILLTEQIQAIIPTIRSRCQHIKFARAPRETLVESLESQGVTASMAATLSMVTNDLDTAFELSKDEQFLLARKTVLKLVEIVHQNVHEALLFVHDEWLPLFKEKEAMEQALDLLLFAYRDMVAIKANQNSTCTYPDMYQRFNDITLTLTYDKLSRQLQSVLQARANLNRNMNRTLLMEQLMLNLQEGYTFV; encoded by the coding sequence ATGACACGAACAATAGAACAGCTAACGAAGCTTCAGCCTGTAGTTATGAAGCAGCTACAAACGATTGTCGAAAAAAATCGATTAGCGCATGCTTATATTTTTGAAGGCGAAAAAGGTACGGGCAAACGCGATGTTGTCTCGTTTTTTATGAAACTTCTCCTTTGTGGAAATTTGTCAAATAATGTTCCATGTGAAACATGTCGAAATTGCCGAAGAATTGATTCGGGTAATCACCCAAATATTAAGCAAGTCGAGCCGGACGGGCAGTTTATTAAAATTGATCAAGTGCGGGATCTCCTTGCTGAAATGAAAATGACAGGTGTTGAAGAAGGTAAGAAAATTTATGTGCTACATCATGCCGATAAATTAAATGTTGCCTCAGCGAATATGCTATTAAAGTTTTTAGAGGAGCCAGATGGACAAGTTGTGGCGATTCTATTAACCGAGCAAATTCAAGCGATAATCCCAACAATTCGCTCGCGTTGTCAGCATATAAAATTTGCGAGGGCACCGCGAGAAACATTGGTTGAAAGCCTAGAAAGTCAAGGCGTAACCGCTTCGATGGCAGCGACATTAAGCATGGTAACAAATGATCTAGATACAGCATTTGAGCTCTCTAAAGATGAGCAGTTTTTACTTGCACGAAAAACAGTGTTAAAATTAGTAGAGATCGTTCATCAAAATGTTCATGAAGCTTTACTATTCGTACATGACGAATGGTTGCCTCTTTTCAAAGAGAAAGAGGCAATGGAACAGGCACTCGATTTGTTATTGTTTGCGTATCGTGATATGGTAGCGATTAAAGCAAATCAAAACTCGACGTGCACATATCCTGATATGTATCAACGCTTTAATGACATCACATTGACATTAACGTATGATAAATTATCACGCCAATTGCAGTCTGTATTACAAGCGCGTGCGAATTTAAATCGTAATATGAATCGTACGTTGTTGATGGAACAGCTAATGCTGAATCTTCAGGAGGGGTACACATTTGTATAA
- a CDS encoding PSP1 domain-containing protein, translated as MYNVVGVRFKKAGKIYYFDPAAYILEVGEYVIVETARGIEYGKVVVPMRQVGENDVVLPLKQVVRPADERDRFQVEENAIESKRAFDLASTKIIEHSLEMKLVDVEYTFDRNKIIFYFTAEGRVDFRELVKDLASVFRTRIELRQIGVRDEAKLLGGIGPCGRMLCCSTFLGDFDPVSIKMAKDQNLSLNPTKISGLCGRLMCCLKYENDDYEIAKEGMPDIGEITMTPEGEGKVVGLNVLERLIQVYLTKHERMVEYTLEELLQGEKNLI; from the coding sequence TTGTATAATGTAGTCGGAGTTCGCTTTAAAAAAGCGGGTAAAATATATTATTTTGATCCAGCAGCTTATATTTTAGAGGTTGGAGAATATGTCATCGTAGAAACTGCACGCGGTATTGAATATGGCAAGGTAGTTGTGCCAATGCGTCAAGTCGGAGAAAATGACGTTGTTTTACCATTAAAGCAAGTTGTTCGCCCTGCCGATGAGCGCGATCGTTTTCAAGTAGAAGAAAACGCAATTGAGTCCAAGCGCGCGTTTGACTTAGCGAGTACGAAAATTATTGAACACTCGCTTGAAATGAAGCTTGTTGACGTAGAATATACATTTGATCGTAATAAAATTATTTTCTATTTTACAGCAGAGGGACGTGTCGATTTTCGCGAGCTTGTCAAAGATTTAGCAAGTGTTTTCCGCACACGTATCGAACTGCGTCAAATTGGTGTACGTGATGAGGCCAAATTACTTGGTGGTATTGGACCTTGTGGAAGAATGCTATGCTGTTCGACATTTTTAGGGGATTTCGATCCGGTGTCGATTAAAATGGCTAAGGACCAAAATTTATCACTAAACCCAACGAAAATTTCCGGGCTTTGCGGTCGCTTAATGTGCTGCTTAAAGTATGAAAATGACGATTACGAAATCGCCAAAGAAGGTATGCCAGATATCGGTGAAATAACAATGACTCCAGAAGGTGAAGGAAAAGTTGTTGGTTTAAATGTATTAGAACGATTAATTCAAGTATATTTAACGAAGCATGAGCGTATGGTTGAATATACACTTGAAGAGTTATTGCAAGGTGAGAAAAATCTTATATAG
- the yabA gene encoding DNA replication initiation control protein YabA — MKDRNFLDTVMEFEQQLESMQQQFNALKQFVAHMMEEHQTLQTENLHLRTRLEELLAKEVSANPQKTELKKESVDIGEGYDNLARLYNEGFHVCHVHFGGSRKGEDCLFCLSFLNKQNG; from the coding sequence GTGAAGGACCGTAATTTTTTAGATACTGTTATGGAGTTCGAACAACAGCTTGAATCAATGCAGCAGCAATTTAATGCGTTAAAGCAATTTGTTGCGCATATGATGGAGGAGCATCAGACGCTTCAAACGGAAAACCTTCACCTACGTACGCGTTTAGAGGAGCTATTAGCCAAAGAGGTAAGTGCAAATCCACAAAAAACGGAACTGAAAAAAGAGTCCGTGGATATTGGAGAGGGCTACGACAATTTAGCAAGGCTTTATAACGAAGGCTTCCACGTCTGTCATGTGCATTTCGGGGGCTCACGTAAAGGTGAAGATTGTTTGTTCTGTCTATCATTTTTAAATAAACAAAATGGTTAA